Proteins found in one Methylophaga thalassica genomic segment:
- a CDS encoding DUF2065 domain-containing protein produces MNEELIHSLLIATALVFIIEGIMPFLNPTMFKRTLLQTVSMSDRQVRLIGLLSMFAGLIFLYWIN; encoded by the coding sequence GTGAACGAAGAACTCATTCATAGTTTATTGATTGCAACGGCATTAGTCTTCATCATTGAGGGCATAATGCCGTTTCTTAATCCAACTATGTTTAAACGCACACTGTTACAAACTGTAAGCATGAGCGATAGACAAGTGCGTCTTATTGGCTTGTTAAGTATGTTTGCAGGTTTGATTTTTTTGTACTGGATAAATTAA